The proteins below are encoded in one region of Serratia symbiotica:
- a CDS encoding fimbria/pilus periplasmic chaperone, producing MPKIKNRPPPFIVTPPLFRLEAGQQSRMRIIHTGGADVLDRESLQWLCVAGIPPKDVDVWAKDEKNNNSSPSTPVTVNLGVSVHSCIKLLVRPSGVKGMPTDVAADLTWKRRGNKISVHNSSPFYMNLLSVTVGGKPVNDLDYVAPFAERSFTLPEGASGKVEWKIITDVGGESRVFQSSASV from the coding sequence ATGCCGAAGATAAAAAATCGCCCCCCCCCTTTTATTGTCACTCCTCCTCTGTTCCGGCTGGAGGCCGGACAGCAGAGCCGTATGCGCATCATCCATACTGGCGGCGCGGATGTTTTAGACCGCGAGAGCCTGCAGTGGCTCTGCGTTGCCGGAATACCCCCCAAAGACGTCGACGTCTGGGCAAAAGATGAAAAAAACAATAATTCCAGCCCCTCCACCCCAGTTACTGTCAATCTGGGTGTTAGCGTGCATAGCTGCATCAAGCTGCTCGTTCGCCCCAGTGGTGTGAAAGGCATGCCGACTGATGTGGCGGCTGACCTAACCTGGAAGCGGCGGGGAAATAAAATTTCTGTGCACAACAGCTCGCCGTTTTACATGAATCTGTTGTCCGTTACCGTTGGGGGAAAACCTGTAAACGACCTGGATTATGTTGCTCCCTTTGCTGAACGCAGCTTTACCCTGCCGGAAGGGGCATCAGGAAAAGTTGAATGGAAAATCATTACTGATGTCGGTGGTGAAAGCCGGGTGTTCCAGTCGTCCGCTTCCGTCTGA